Below is a genomic region from Alphaproteobacteria bacterium.
TTATCTCTACACATTGCCTTCTGTGGTTGATGATATTGATTTATCGATTACCCATGTTATTCGTGGCAGTGATCATGTAACCAATACAGCAACACAAATCCAACTTTTTCAGGCTTTGGGTGCACAACCACCATCTTTTGCTCATCTACCTTTACTTGTTAATGCGGATGGGGAAGGTTTATCAAAAAGATTAGGCAGTTTGTCTATCCAACAATTACGGGATGCTGGGGTTGAACCTGCAGCTATAAGAAGTTATTTAGCCCATATTGGGACAGGGGATCCTATTGTTATTCATTATACCTTTGCTGATTTAATTAAGGGGTTTGATTTGAAAAAATTTGGCAAAGCATCACCCAGATTTGACGAAGACGAGCTTTGGCGTTTGAATGGCCAATATTTTCATGATTTAGATTATGATCTTATTAAAACAAAATTATCGAATGATCGTATTGATAAAAATTTATGGGATATTTTAAAAAAGAACGTTATTAATTTAAATGAAATTAAAGAATGGGTAGAAATTATTTATGGGTCAATAAATGTTGTCGATAATGGGGATAAAAATTTTGTGCGCCAAACAGTGGATCTTTTGCCGGATGAACCATGGGATACAAAAACCTGGGACATATGGATAAGTCATGTTAAAGAGAATACAGGTAAAAAAGGTAAAGATCTTTTTATGCCTTTAAGATTAGCTTTAACTGGGCGAACAGATGGACCTGAATTACGACATCTTTTACCTTTGATAGGTAGACAAAAAACTATTAAACGTTTGTGTCAATGATTAATATGGCGAATACTTTTTCCCTTAAATTTTTTAATACGTTAAGCCGGGTTAAAGAAGATTTTCATCCAATTGATCCTCATAATGTACGTATATATGTATGTGGTCCAACTGTTTATGATTATGCTCATATTGGCAATGCTAGACCTGTTGTTGTATTTGATACATTATTTCGACTTTTGCGGCATAAATATGGAATAAAAAATGTGACTTATGTGCGCAATATTACAGATATTGATGATAGAATTATCCAAATAGCCCAAAAAAATAACGAAGATATCAAAGACCTTACAACCCGCACAATTGATGCATATCATCAAGATATGTATGCGTTGAATGCTTTGTTGCCAACATTTGAACCCAAGGCAACAGATTATATAGACGCTATGATTGATATGATCCAGGGATTAATTGATAAAAAATATGCCTATGTTGCTGATGGGCATGTGCTTTTTCACGTACCTTCTATGGATGATTATGGTCAATTATCCCAAAGATCTTTAGATGAAATGATAGCAGGGGCAAGAGTAGAAATTGCATCCTATAAAAAACATCCGGCAGATTTTGTTTTATGGAAACCAAGCACAGATGATCAACCCGGGTGGGATAGCCCCTGGGTTCACGGACGCCCAGGTTGGCATATTGAATGTTCTGCGATGTCTGCATCATTATTGGGGGAAACTTTTGATATACATGGGGGGGGATTGGATTTAATTTTTCCCCATCATGAAAATGAGATTGCGCAAAGCCAATGTTATCATAAAGGAAAACCCTTGGCCAAATTTTGGATGCATAATGGCTTTGTCCAAGTTAATAATGAAAAAATGTCCAAATCTTTGGGCAATTTTTTTACAGTGCGCGATTTATTAGAAAAAGGTTTTGCAGGTGAAACAATACGTCTGGCTTTACTTTCTGGGCATTATCGCCAACCTATAGA
It encodes:
- the cysS gene encoding cysteine--tRNA ligase produces the protein MANTFSLKFFNTLSRVKEDFHPIDPHNVRIYVCGPTVYDYAHIGNARPVVVFDTLFRLLRHKYGIKNVTYVRNITDIDDRIIQIAQKNNEDIKDLTTRTIDAYHQDMYALNALLPTFEPKATDYIDAMIDMIQGLIDKKYAYVADGHVLFHVPSMDDYGQLSQRSLDEMIAGARVEIASYKKHPADFVLWKPSTDDQPGWDSPWVHGRPGWHIECSAMSASLLGETFDIHGGGLDLIFPHHENEIAQSQCYHKGKPLAKFWMHNGFVQVNNEKMSKSLGNFFTVRDLLEKGFAGETIRLALLSGHYRQPIDITEKTLHDAKSQLDRFYLALRDCPTNDLKNKNINIDNIFEALGDDLNIPLALSHLHEMVTQLNKENNLTKKSELKNKILYS
- the gltX gene encoding glutamate--tRNA ligase, coding for MIRVRFAPSPTGRLHIGNIFLALNNKLFALAHQGQFLLRLDDTDRERSKVEYENGLKEDLTWLGLSWDHYARQSERDDLYHAAVKKLQASARLYPCYETAEELDLKRKIQRQRGLPPVYDRAALNLTQSERDNFEQQGRKPHWRFKLDPIDVTWDDLVRGPQHVNEASQSDPILVREDGSYLYTLPSVVDDIDLSITHVIRGSDHVTNTATQIQLFQALGAQPPSFAHLPLLVNADGEGLSKRLGSLSIQQLRDAGVEPAAIRSYLAHIGTGDPIVIHYTFADLIKGFDLKKFGKASPRFDEDELWRLNGQYFHDLDYDLIKTKLSNDRIDKNLWDILKKNVINLNEIKEWVEIIYGSINVVDNGDKNFVRQTVDLLPDEPWDTKTWDIWISHVKENTGKKGKDLFMPLRLALTGRTDGPELRHLLPLIGRQKTIKRLCQ